A window of Haliscomenobacter hydrossis DSM 1100 contains these coding sequences:
- a CDS encoding lytic transglycosylase domain-containing protein, which translates to MNTISPRGVYTLLLLPYMAIGFTGTIQANADHDFLRVHPLQVTVFQREDLPTLAHSTTHSREYVNMYTVTGKVHTAAMLGRGLYYFPIYERHLSAQNMPLELKYLSMVESELRTDVVSASGAAGLWQFMPATARNFGLHIESWRDERRDPEAATAAAVMYLKELYAEFGNWELVLGAYNCGSGRMRNAIQRARSTDFALVRKHLPVQTQQYLAKFYAAAYISHHFQDFQITPVVPDALSGGTTRIEVREVSSFQDVSRICRLTIGKIKRLNPQYTQGVWPKGRAGIWMVLPEEPARRYLAHFNRVPQRIDVLPEEAFAKAHSPYLPVTEPYRILNSLLVDLGGGTSSPEQSQGGVRYYSKYFLRGEA; encoded by the coding sequence ATGAACACCATCAGTCCCCGAGGAGTGTACACACTTCTCCTGTTACCCTACATGGCCATTGGTTTTACCGGTACCATTCAAGCCAATGCGGATCACGATTTTTTAAGGGTACATCCCTTACAAGTGACCGTTTTTCAACGTGAAGATCTTCCCACATTAGCACATTCTACCACCCATTCCCGGGAGTATGTAAACATGTACACGGTTACAGGCAAAGTCCACACTGCCGCCATGCTTGGCCGAGGGCTTTATTACTTTCCCATTTATGAGCGCCACCTCAGCGCCCAAAACATGCCTTTGGAATTGAAATACCTTTCGATGGTAGAATCTGAATTACGCACCGATGTAGTATCGGCAAGTGGTGCCGCTGGTTTATGGCAGTTCATGCCCGCAACGGCACGGAATTTTGGCCTGCACATCGAAAGTTGGCGCGATGAACGACGCGATCCCGAGGCAGCAACAGCCGCTGCGGTCATGTACCTCAAAGAATTGTACGCAGAATTTGGAAATTGGGAATTGGTGTTAGGTGCCTACAATTGTGGCTCAGGTCGAATGCGTAACGCAATTCAGCGGGCACGATCTACGGATTTCGCCCTCGTGCGCAAACATTTGCCCGTTCAAACCCAGCAGTACCTGGCCAAGTTTTATGCTGCTGCCTATATTTCTCATCATTTCCAGGATTTTCAAATTACCCCCGTGGTGCCCGATGCTTTGAGTGGAGGTACCACCCGCATTGAAGTACGTGAGGTCAGCTCTTTCCAGGATGTATCCAGGATTTGTCGTCTAACTATAGGGAAAATTAAGCGACTCAATCCTCAGTATACCCAAGGAGTATGGCCCAAGGGTAGAGCAGGAATTTGGATGGTATTACCGGAAGAACCGGCCAGGCGTTATCTGGCCCATTTCAACAGAGTCCCTCAACGCATTGATGTACTTCCTGAAGAAGCATTTGCCAAAGCTCACTCACCATATTTACCGGTCACCGAGCCTTACCGAATCTTAAATTCACTATTGGTTGATCTGGGTGGTGGAACATCAAGTCCTGAGCAGAGCCAGGGAGGTGTGCGCTATTACTCCAAGTATTTTTTACGCGGCGAGGCGTAA